The proteins below are encoded in one region of Hordeum vulgare subsp. vulgare chromosome 3H, MorexV3_pseudomolecules_assembly, whole genome shotgun sequence:
- the LOC123443003 gene encoding wall-associated receptor kinase-like 20, whose protein sequence is MARPFCGRLMFFSEVTAVAILAAAALLPVGSHARVCPPCGSTAVPYPLSTAAGCGDPAYKVRCAAGTSALFFDALNGTSYPITSVSPAEQRLVVSPAPLVSNDTCVSVGAAAGRGVQLDPSLPFNVSSSNTIMLLNCTSALLRSPLNCSSSSLCHAYADATASPCAPLPLCCTFVAGGSSTSHRIRASPELCSAYTSFVGLDPAQPPATWGGRLGLELQWATPREPACQTQADCEDGANATCAGDPVAAGAVRRCLCVPGLAWDPVAGACQQIPSDCERSGDCEGSNRAPIIAGIVCGLGGALLLIAAGLFLYRRQRRIRLARERLIKEREDILNANNSSGRTAKNFTGRELKRATANFSRDNLLGVGGYGEVYKGALADGTLVAVKCAKLGNTKSTDQILNEVRVLSQVNHRSLVRLLGCCVDLQQPLMVYEFIPNGTLSDHLYGAMSQPPLPWRRRLAIARQTAEGISYLHFSASPPIYHRDIKSSNILLDEQLDGKVSDFGLSRLAEPGLSHVSTCAQGTLGYLDPEYYRNYQLTDKSDVYSFGVVLLELLTAKRAIDFGRGEDDVNLAVHVQRAADEERLLDVVDPAMKNRATQLELDTMKALGFLALGCLEDRRQNRPSMKEVADEIEYIINIEAGAAAVEQEQQNP, encoded by the exons ATGGCGAGACCGTTTTGCGGCCGTCTCATGTTCTTCTCCGAGGTTACAGCCGTCGCCATCctcgcggcggcggcgctgctgcCGGTGGGCTCCCATGCGCGGGTCTGCCCCCCGTGCGGCTCGACGGCGGTGCCGTACCCGCTGAGCACGGCGGCCGGGTGCGGCGACCCGGCGTACAAGGTCCGGTGCGCGGCCGGCACGTCGGCGCTCTTCTTCGACGCGCTCAACGGCACCTCGTACCCGATCACCTCCGTCTCGCCGGCGGAGCAGCGCCTGGTGGTCTCCCCGGCGCCGCTGGTGTCCAACGACACGTGCGTGTCCGTGGGGGCCGCCGCCGGCCGCGGCGTGCAGCTGGACCCGTCGCTGCCCTTCAACGTGAGCTCCTCCAACACCATCATGCTCCTCAACTGCACGTCCGCGCTGCTGCGCTCCCCGCTCAACTGCTCGTCCAGCTCGCTCTGCCACGCCTACGCCGACGCCACGGCGTCGCCCTGCGCGCCGCTGCCGCTCTGCTGCACGTTCGTGGCGGGCGGGTCGTCGACGTCGCACCGGATCCGTGcctcgcccgagctctgcagcgcCTACACCAGCTTCGTGGGGCTCGACCCCGCGCAGCCGCCGGCGACGTGGGGCGGCCGGCTCGGCTTGGAGCTGCAGTGGGCGACGCCGAGGGAGCCGGCCTGCCAGACGCAGGCGGACTGCGAGGACGGCGCCAACGCCACGTGCGCCGGTGACCCGGTCGCGGCCGGCGCGGTGCGGCGCTGCCTCTGCGTCCCCGGGCTCGCGTGGGACCCCGTCGCCGGCGCGTGCCAGCAGA TTCCTTCTGATTGCGAGCGCAGTGGAGACTGCGAGGGATCCAACCGCGCGCCTATCATCGCAG GGATAGTGTGCGGCCTGGGCGGCGCCCTGCTACTGATAGCCGCAGGGCTATTCCTCTATCGGCGGCAGCGGCGCATCCGGTTAGCCCGGGAGAGGTTGATCAAGGAGCGCGAGGACATCCTGAATGCGAACAACTCCAGCGGCCGCACCGCCAAGAACTTCACCGGCCGCGAGCTCAAGCGCGCCACGGCCAACTTCTCCCGCGACAACCTCCTCGGCGTCGGCGGCTACGGCGAGGTCTACAAGGGCGCGCTCGCCGACGGCACCCTGGTCGCCGTCAAGTGCGCCAAGCTCGGCAACACCAAGTCCACGGACCAGATCCTCAACGAGGTGCGCGTGCTGTCGCAGGTCAACCACCGCAGCCTCGTCCGCCTCCTCGGCTGCTGCGTCGACCTCCAGCAGCCGCTCATGGTGTACGAGTTCATCCCCAACGGCACGCTCTCGGACCACCTCTATGGCGCTATGAGCCAGCCGCCGCTCCCGTGGCGCCGGCGCCTGGCCATCGCTCGCCAGACGGCCGAGGGCATCTCCTACCTGCACTTCTCCGCCTCGCCGCCCATCTACCACCGGGACATCAAGTCCAGCAACATTCTCCTCGACGAGCAGCTGGACGGCAAGGTCTCCGACTTCGGGCTGTCCCggctggcggagccagggctgagCCACGTCTCCACCTGCGCGCAAGGGACGCTGGGCTATCTCGACCCGGAGTACTACAGGAACTACCAGCTCACGGACAAGAGCGACGTGTACAGCTTCGGGGTGGTGCTGCTGGAACTGCTCACGGCGAAGCGCGCCATCGATTTCGGTCGCGGCGAGGACGATGTCAACCTCGCCGTGCACGTGCAGCGGGCGGCGGACGAGGAGCGGCTCCTGGACGTGGTGGACCCGGCCATGAAGAACCGCGCCACACAGTTGGAGCTCGACACTATGAAGGCGCTTGGGTTCTTAGCGCTCGGTTGCCTCGAGGATCGCCGGCAGAACCGTCCGTCCATGAAGGAAGTCGCCGACGAGATCGAGTATATCATCAACATTGAGGCTGGGGCCGCTGCCGTCGAGCAGGAGCAGCAAAACCCATGA